Within the Nicotiana tabacum cultivar K326 chromosome 11, ASM71507v2, whole genome shotgun sequence genome, the region tacataacatcatcaagcctctgagggcatgccatcatatcaatttggccattgtgggcaacatcatcgtataccagctgatcaggtggtgatgcatatataacgtcgtaacctttttccatatcccatatacatatatatacatatatacacgtatataacaccGTCTGAGTCATGAGTAAATGcacatgtaaatgaatgcaatgcatgagaagtacgttaataaaacttctcggaacgtcataagaccattatacctctgattaatatcatgaaataaacttttttcaacttatgtatttttatGAGACCtatgaacatatgataaaataataggacacggggaaattcaagaacataggtgCCTCTAATACTTCTATTAATAGTCATTATGAAAATTGcgcattttctcgtttcgtttatatcgtatggatcatgccaaaagaaaggagGGATAACCTTAAAATACCCGGAGCAgggaaaatccgtataatattcttggaaaaggttgcaccgcactcccttagaatcgcaaaatctcatgTTGCTAATGTGCTAAAAAATCTCGTTGGATTTATTTTGTAGGAATTCGTTGAAGATTTCTTAGAAATCTCTTTGAAGACGTTAGGAATACTTGTAGGAATTGTTACTGACCGATTGTCAGTGTCTttaaattggaaagaaaattgcTATTGTTTGATTGTAGAGTTTTGTAAGGATTCACGTTGGTATCCATCTGATTGTAAGGTATTGAAAATGTTAGAAATGGGTTATTATGTAACTAAGGCATTAGTTTGCCACGTAATTAAGAATGACCATGAGTCATTTGTTTGATTAGATctttgctgccacgtgggggtggggtgggaaaagttaatctttatccacttattaggtaattaggtaacaACCCGTTGCCCGGTAATTACCAATTACGCGCATAATTtttaattatctcaaattacttaaaattctacttatttttaatgtactttatacatcctactatcatggtcatatggtaccttgtatggtactagttcataaatatccaGTACTAACGCTCGATCcgaattttatcccaacatgccaaacttggaccgaaaattcattttttttgacttgcttcccctctcaccttcacgaatttactcattgtttgaaatagcataatccttataatctccaaataatttttttcttggactgatgtcaattaccttacgacaaattcaatgtacaatactacagggtgcaacatcgtcgtaatttaatactgcaaagcgtaacatcatcgtaatgtagtactgcaaggcataacatcgTTGTAATATAATACTGAGGGacataatattgacgtaatattgcggggcataaCACATTGCTTCTTACAGGGCCCTTCTCTGTAGAGGCCACTGGGAATTGGTAAGGTTGAAAATGGATTGTATTATCTTCATCTTGATAGtcctttagtttcctcttttCCATTTGATGTTTCATGTAATGTTTCATCTTCTGTTCCTATTGTTTCTCCTGTTTTCAATTCTGTCAATCCCCTTCCATTAGTCCCTCATGTAATCCATCTCTTGATATTAATAAGACAGATTTGTTTTGGCATCAAAAAATGGGTCACATGCCTTTCAATAATATGAAATCTATTCCTTTTATTTCCTCACAAATTTCTTCTAAACAATCCTTCCTATGTCATATATGTCCTATGGCAAGACAACAAAGGTTGCCATTCTCTGATAGCACTACTCAATCTACTACTCCTTTCTAATTGATCCACATTGATATCTAGGGACCTTATAATACTGCTACATATAGTTATTTTAGATACTTCATTACCTtagtggatgactactccagGGTAACTTGGACTCACCTAATTTCTAGCAAAAGTAATGCCTTGTCTGTACTCAAAGCTTTCACTTTTATGGTACAGAATCATTTCCACACTTCAGTTCAAACCTTCAGATCTGATAATACTTTTGAACTAGGTTCTAGTTTAGAATCCagatctttcttttcttctcaagGGATTCTGCACCAGGCCACTATTCCCCACACACCACAACAGAATAGTGTTGTGGAAAGGAAACACAAACACCTCTTAGAAACTTCCAGAGCCTTATTATTTCAATCCAACTTGCCTACTAAATTTTGGGGTGATTGTGTCCTTACAGCCACTTATCTCATCAATAGGTTTCCCTCTACTGTTCTTAACAACATATCCCCCTATGAGAAACTACATGGACATTCACCTTCTTATAATCATCTTTGATCTTTTGGATGCCTTTATTTTGCTACCTCTCCTAAACATAGTAGAGATAAATTTCAGTCTAGAGCAATCTCTTCCATTTTCCTTGGCTATTCTTGTGGGAAGAAATGATACAAATTGCTTAATATGTCCTCTCAATCTATCTTCTACTCTAGAGATGTTGTTTTTCATGAGTATGTTTTCCCCTTCTCCATTAATTCTTCTAATGCTTCCCGTCCTTCACCTTCCAGCTTTGTTGATATTCCTCCATATAGTACACCACCTGTTGTTTCTCCTCATTCTGCATCTCCACTTGTTTCTCCTCCTATTCCTCCTTATTCTACATCTTCCCCTGTTTCTTTTCCTCCTGCTGTTTCATCTCCTATTTCTTCCTCTCCTTCTCCTCCTAGTGATGTTCCAGCTTCTTTACCACCATCTTCTGCTGCATATACCTCCTATCTTCCTCCATCTATTCCTCCTCTTAGAAAGTCCCTTAGAGTGTCACATCCACCTCCTCATCTGGAAGACTATATCTGTTCTGCCCCTGTATCTACTACTTCTAACATGTCCACCACAGAATTGCACTTGCATGAGCCTCAGACTATCAACAGGCTGCTTCCAAACCTTCTTGGCAGGAGGTCATGCTAAAGGCGTTTCAAGCATTAGAGGCTAACAATACCTAGGATATTGTACATCTTCCCTCTAACAAAAAGGCTATCCCTTTCAAGTGGGTGTATAAAATCAAACAGAAATTTGATGGTTCTGTTGAGAGGTACAAGGCAAGGTTGGTCATTAAGGGTGATACTCAGAAGGAGGGAATTGCCCCAGTTGTCAAGTTCACTACTATCAAATGTCTTCTATCTCTTGCTATAAAGAGAAACTGGATTGTCTATCAACTTGATGTTAATAATGCCTTCCTCCATGGTATTCTACATGAGGAAGTTTACATAAAGGTCCCACCTGGGATACAGGTTTCCCCTACTGATTCTTCTCCATTCCCTTTGGTTTGCAAGCTCAAAAAATCTCTATATGGCCTCAAGCAAGCATCCAGACAATGGTTTTCTAAATTGGCTGAGGCTTTGTCTACAAGAGGCTACATTTCTAGCATGAATGACTATTCCTTGTTCACAAAGTCTACCTCTACTTTCTCTTACAGTCCTagctgtgtatgttgatgatattttactAGATGGGGATGATGTTGTTGAATTAGACAGTGTTAAACTATTCCTTGACCAACAATTTAAGATAAAGGATTTGGGGACAATCCATTATTTCCTTAGTTTGGAAGTCACTAAATGTCCTGAAGGCTACATCATCAGTTAACAGAGGTTCACAAATGTCCTGCTAGCAGAATTCCATTGCCAAAAAATTTCCCCTGTTGTGACTCCTCTTGATACTTCTGTCAAGTTATATGCTGATATGGATGCCCCCTTGACTGATCCCATCACCTATAGGAGAATTATTGGCAAGCTCAACTTTCTCCAACACACAAGGCCGGATATATCTTTTTGTGTTCAACATCTAAGTCAGTTTCTTCAAGCTCCTCAAGTTTCTCATATGCTTGTTGCACTTCATGTGCTGAGGTATCTATCTAATGCTTCTGCTTTAGGGATTCTCTCTCTTCCTCTTTTGATGTTTCTATCAAGGCCTACTCTGACTTTGACTGAGCTGCCTATGCTAAGTCAAGAAGGTCTGTTTCTGGTTTTTATATTACACTTGGTGGTTCCCCAATCTCTTGGAAAAGCAAGAAGCAACTCATTGTTTCATTGTCCTCTGCTGAAGCTGAATACAGGGCTCTCAGAAAGGTGGTTGCAGAGGTCTCATGGTTGGCCAGGGTACTGGGTGATCTTGGTTTACATGTTTCTGCTCCTGCTCCCATCTATTATGACAACCTTGTTGCTTTACACATTGCCAAGAATCCAGTCTTCCATGAAAGGACAAAGCATCTCGAAATTGATTGTCACTATGTGCGTGAGAGTCTTAATTCTGGGCTGATATCTCTGCACTTTGTCCCCAGTTCTGTAACAGAAGTTCACAAATGTCCTGCTAGCAGAATTCCATTGCCAAAATCAATTTTATCATCTAGGTATCATCCATTTAAGCATCTAGGTGTCCCTCTGGACAGAATTTTACTATGGTGCAATGGCAATCCTTGATTGAGAAAATAATAGTAGCAAAAATCTCCTCtaaaacagtaaaaaaaaaaaaaaaacatttgctGGTAGATCACTTCAACTGGTGCAAACTATCTTTTTTGGTATTCAATCATACTGGGCTTAATTGTGAACACTGCATGTATATGTGCTTTGTCAAAATAGTACTGAGACCAAAGATCAGTTATTTTGAGGATGTCCTTTTATCTAACCTACGTACTATGGAGCACACTTTTGAGATGGGTGCAGAGATACAACAAAGTTGGCTTCATCAACGTCGTTTCCAGTGGATCATACAACAGTCTAAAGGGAAGAAAACGATGGCCAGATTGCTTATATACACTGAATATGTGCATGTAATATAGAGACAAAGGAATTGCTCAATCTTTGAACAAATCTCAAAGAGCCGGACATTAAATGGTGGATCCCGAAGAGGCACGATGGTTTATTAGATGCCTATATGATTTTGAAACGGTTctttttcaccttttttttttaattaattattagagAGCTGTAATGTAATCAAGCCTTTAATTGTTTGGACGAACTGAAAATCGTGAAGATTTTTGTTCATAACACCTGGGTTTCGGATAATTTTGAAACGGTTCATTTCTTCTTAGAACTACAATTAAACCTTAATTGTTTCTGATTTTAATAATTGACAATATTGTATGTATTAAAATAAAAGGCAAAAGGCAAAACTCTGAGAAATTAGATAAATATATTTCCTGGGATGGGAGGGGCCACGTAGATGGTTTCTAAAAAATTGTCTGAATTCATTTAACGTGAAGTGAAATTATGAGAAACTAACGACACATTTATTCTTCATTTTCAACTTTAAGACGTTACTACTATTTTGCTTCATTAATTCCCCCTAACTCCTTTTCTATTAAATATATTTACTCACAAATTCTCCTCCATTCCAATATTTTTCTTAAAGACGCAAGATGGCAAAGCTGGTGAGACTTGTAGTAATTGCCGCAGTTTCCATGTTTCTTCTTGTGACACCAATAGCACTAGCCATTGAAGAAGACTTGGACAATGATGTTGATCTGCTAGAAACGGATGTTATTGGTTATGATCAATCGGAATCCAACTACGACGAATTCGCTATATTCAGTTCCTGGTCCTAATAATAAACAAACGTTGGCACCTGAGCCGTACCCTGGATTTCACACACAAGTGGGAGAATGTTTGGAAAAGATTTCGGACGACTGTGGAGTGATCATTTTCAACAGGATATTTGATAGTGGAAAGTATAGCGATGTAGAAGAGTGTTGTGGCCAGCTTTTGATACTGGGGAGAAAATGTCATAACATTATTGTGGAGTCTACTCTTGACAGTCCTGAGTTGAAGGGAGTGAATAAAACTGAGGTTTGGGAAAATAGTGACAAGCTTTGGAAggaatgtggtgcttatgctccCCTTTAATTTAATTTTCATCTCTCAAGTTTATGAATGACTCTATATGTTAATGCTTTCTAATAAATTGTTAAAATCATAATATGTACGTaacgcttcttcttcttttttctgagATATTATGTATGTAACGATGACAATGATTGTTTTGCTTTGAATAACTCAATGAACAGTACCCAATATAATTTTATCTAAGTACGTTATTTCAtggagtatttttctttttcatttcggGTTTTTCTGGAGTTTTTTTCGGATATGAGAGTATGATTCTTTCCACCTAAGGAAGTTGAGAGACATTCATTTCGTATACATCATTTGTTTGTAAAATAGAGCAAACTGAGGGCATGATTATTCTCATAGGAAATTAGTTCTCTGAAGTCTTAAAAACAGAGCGAATTTAATGGACAACGTTAAAAGAGCTTTTTAAGAACAATCGCATGCCTCTTCCCCCTATGTTGGTTGGGAAGATAAGACAAAGGATCAATGTCACATACTCAAAGCAACTAAGTATCATTTACAAGTagttaatgcattattattttctATACATAGCTTCTGGTCATTTTACCCAAAAATGTGCTAAAAGAGGTAGATAAGTTATTGAAAATGAGCAGAGAATTATTATGGGTAAAATAGGTCCATGGTGTTTATATGAAAACAAAACAGAATATATGGACACACATACCTCCAACAGACAGTAGTTGGTGTTGGAGGAAACTCAATTCCCTCAAAGGATTGATGCAAGCTCAAGATAGATACATGATCACCTCATGAGTCAGGAGGAATATGTACAGttgttaccaaaaaaaaaaaaaaaaaagtcacaaTTAAGTCAAAGTTTCGAAACAAAAGGTTGTGTGCTCAATTCATTGCTACTGAATTATTCGTCAATACCTAATACTTTAATGACTTGCAACCCTCTGTCGTTAGCAGAAAATAATTTGCAAAAGTTGTGGTTTGACGAATTTGCATTTCGAAGAAAACTTCATCTTGAATACTAATCGTCTGCCAAATTACCAGTTGGGGTTTGACGAGAATTTGCATTTCGAAGAAAACTTCGTCTTGAATACTAATCGTCTGCCAAAGTACCAGTTGGGGTTTGACGAGAATTTGCATTTCGAAGAAAACTTCGTTTTGAATACTAATCGTCTGCCAAAGTACCAGTTGCGGTTTGACGAGAATTTGCATTTCGAAGAAAACTTCGTCTTGAATACTAATCGTCTGCCAAAGTACCAGTTGGGGTTTGACGAGAATTTGCATTTCGAAGAAAACTTCGTCTTGAATACTAATCGTCTGCCAAAGTACCAGTTGGggttgttgaagtttggcaaaatgccaaagtcccacattggttgggagttaagtttggaggggatttttcccctataaaagaaggcataatgtttaggattgagacacacctctcatttgtcttctcatctgtttaaggcatttgtatcttctctctttagtattatttcacttgtatttttggagtggaataaaatattggttgtgtccgaggagtaggcaaaattagccgaacctcgtaaattctggtgtttcctttattgttgttttattgtcttatttattatttggtggctgtcataatttttggtatagtagttgtgacttattcacactatatacatttggcttccgcaacaattggtatcagagccaaggtactgtctaagtatgctctgtggttgcagcatagtctgatcttccacatcagaaaagatttatcttggtaactgagtcaaggttctgtctgagtatgctctgtagttgcagcttagtctgatcttctacatcagaaaggaaataatcttgatttgtgtcgtcagctattaaataatatttgtgtcaaatatgggagacaataaacaagaagaatctacatcaagtgtcaacaatacgtcatcattggcatcttcgcttatgacaagaattgtgtcaaatgcgaaatttgcggtagaaatttttgacgggtccggacattttgggatgtggcaaggcgaggttctagatgtcctttttcaacaagggctagatctggccattgaagaaaagaaaccagatgttattggagaagaagattggagaattatcaaccgtgttgcttgcggtaccattcgatcctaccttgctagagagcagaaatatccatacacaaaggaaacttctgcaagtaaattatggaaagcactggaggataaatttttgaagaaaaacagtcaaaataaattgtacatgaagaagagactgtttcacttcacctatgttcctggtaccacgatgaatgaacatatcaccagtttcaataagttggtcacaaatttgcaaaatatggatacaacttatgatgatggtgacttggccttaatgttgttggcgtcacttcctgatgagtacgagcaccttgaaactactctactccatggaaatgacgaaatttctctcagagaagtttgttcagctttgtacagctatgaacaaagaaagcgagaaaaacagaagggcggagaaggagaagcactgtttgtgaagggtcgtcctcaaaatcaaacgaggacaaagaagggaagatccaagtcaagatccagacccagcaaagatgaatgtgccttttgtcgagaaaaagggcactggaagaaagactgtccgaagttgaagaataaggccaaacataacaatggaaaggccattatggattcaaatgtagctgattgtgatgattcagacttctcattagttacaacagagtcatcaacatcatcagacatatggttgatggactcggcttgtagctatcatatgtgtcccaatagggactggttcgtggaatttcaagaaggagaatatggagtcatccacacagcggataacagccctcttacctcatatggcattggttcaatacgattaaggaaccatgatggaatgatcagaacattgatagatgttcgatatgtaccggatttgaagaagaatctcatctctgtgggagccctagaatcaaaagggttcaaaatcattgcagaaaatggagtgatgagag harbors:
- the LOC107793106 gene encoding uncharacterized protein LOC107793106 is translated as MSSQSIFYSRDVVFHEYVFPFSINSSNASRPSPSSFVDIPPYSTPPVVSPHSASPLVSPPIPPYSTSSPVSFPPAVSSPISSSPSPPSDVPASLPPSSAAYTSYLPPSIPPLRKSLRVSHPPPHLEDYICSAPVSTTSNMSTTELHLHEPQTINRLLPNLLGRRSC